The following are from one region of the Nostoc cf. commune SO-36 genome:
- the petC gene encoding cytochrome b6-f complex iron-sulfur subunit, whose protein sequence is MAQFSESADVPDMGRRQFMNLLTFGTVTGVALGALYPVVNYFIPPATGGAGGGVTAKDELGNDVSVAKFLENRNAGDRNLVQGLKGDPTYIVVDSKEAIKDYGINAICTHLGCVVPWNVAENKFKCPCHGSQYDETGKVIRGPAPLSLPLAHTNVADDKIVLTPWTETDFRTGDAAWWA, encoded by the coding sequence ATGGCTCAATTTTCTGAATCAGCAGACGTGCCCGATATGGGGCGTCGTCAGTTCATGAATCTGCTCACTTTTGGGACTGTCACTGGAGTGGCTCTGGGTGCATTGTATCCCGTTGTCAACTACTTTATTCCACCCGCAACAGGTGGTGCTGGTGGCGGTGTAACGGCAAAAGACGAGCTAGGTAACGATGTTAGCGTCGCTAAATTTCTAGAAAACCGGAATGCAGGCGATCGCAACCTAGTCCAAGGGCTAAAGGGAGATCCTACCTATATTGTGGTAGACAGCAAAGAGGCAATCAAAGATTATGGCATTAACGCCATCTGCACCCACTTAGGTTGTGTCGTCCCCTGGAACGTTGCAGAGAACAAGTTTAAGTGTCCTTGTCATGGTTCCCAGTATGACGAAACTGGTAAGGTTATTCGCGGCCCAGCGCCCCTGTCTTTGCCTTTGGCTCATACCAATGTAGCCGACGACAAAATCGTCTTGACTCCTTGGACTGAAACCGACTTCCGCACCGGTGATGCAGCTTGGTGGGCTTAA
- the petA gene encoding cytochrome f gives MRNVFLRARLTRSTRAIVKTLLIAIATVTFYFTSDVALPQSAAAYPFWAQQTYPETPREPTGRIVCANCHLAAKPAEVEVPQSVLPDTVFKAVVKIPYDLSAQQVGADGSKVGLNVGAVLMLPEGFKIAPEDRLSEELKEEVGDTPFQSYSEDKENVVIVGPLPGEQYQEIVFPVLSPNPATDKNIHFGKYSVHLGANRGRGQVYPTGEKSNNNVYNASATGTITKIAKEEDGDGNVKYLVNIQPESGDVVVDTIPLGPELVVSEGQAVKTGEALTSNPNVGGFGQADGEIVLQDASRVKWMIAFIALVMLAQVMLVLKKKQVEKVQAAEMNF, from the coding sequence ATGAGAAATGTTTTCTTAAGAGCGAGGTTAACTCGCAGCACTAGAGCGATTGTAAAAACATTGCTCATAGCGATCGCTACTGTGACATTTTACTTCACCAGCGATGTAGCCCTTCCCCAATCAGCTGCCGCCTATCCCTTTTGGGCACAGCAAACCTATCCCGAAACCCCCCGCGAACCAACAGGGCGGATTGTTTGTGCCAACTGTCACCTAGCAGCCAAGCCGGCAGAAGTGGAAGTTCCCCAATCGGTGCTACCTGACACTGTATTCAAAGCTGTGGTGAAAATCCCTTACGATCTGAGCGCCCAGCAAGTTGGTGCTGATGGTTCTAAGGTTGGCTTGAACGTCGGTGCTGTACTGATGCTACCTGAAGGCTTTAAGATTGCTCCTGAAGACCGTCTTTCCGAGGAACTTAAAGAAGAAGTTGGCGACACTCCCTTCCAATCCTACAGCGAAGACAAAGAAAACGTCGTCATCGTCGGCCCTTTACCAGGTGAACAGTATCAGGAAATCGTCTTCCCTGTTCTTTCTCCCAACCCCGCAACCGACAAAAACATCCACTTCGGTAAATATTCAGTTCACTTAGGTGCTAACCGAGGACGCGGACAAGTTTATCCCACTGGCGAAAAGAGCAACAACAATGTTTACAACGCTTCCGCTACTGGCACAATTACTAAGATTGCCAAAGAGGAAGATGGAGACGGTAACGTTAAATATCTAGTCAACATCCAACCTGAATCTGGTGATGTTGTCGTTGATACGATTCCTTTAGGGCCAGAACTAGTTGTTTCCGAAGGGCAAGCAGTTAAAACTGGTGAAGCTTTAACCAGCAACCCGAATGTCGGTGGATTCGGTCAAGCAGATGGAGAAATCGTACTTCAAGACGCCTCTAGAGTCAAATGGATGATTGCGTTCATCGCTCTTGTAATGTTGGCTCAAGTTATGCTTGTGCTGAAGAAGAAGCAGGTTGAAAAAGTTCAAGCTGCTGAAATGAATTTCTAA
- a CDS encoding GUN4 domain-containing protein: MQLKSAVGMDYSRLRDLLASKKWKLANQETERVMFIIAKREEEGWLRVQDINNFLCTDLRTINQLWVEYSNGRFGFSVQKQIYQGLGGTRTHSFEIWDTFGEAVGWKKRSGLWRCGWVNYSAITFDIKAPKGHLPVWKWTLYIHSVDTFNSLYSGGVDWGNRHGWDWISSLALRLENCNI; this comes from the coding sequence ATGCAATTAAAATCAGCAGTGGGGATGGACTATAGCCGATTACGAGACTTACTCGCAAGCAAGAAGTGGAAATTAGCTAATCAAGAAACAGAACGAGTGATGTTCATAATAGCGAAAAGAGAAGAAGAAGGTTGGTTGCGTGTTCAAGATATTAACAACTTTCTCTGTACAGACCTCCGCACCATTAACCAGCTATGGGTAGAATACAGCAACGGGCGCTTTGGTTTCTCTGTGCAAAAGCAAATTTATCAAGGTCTGGGTGGAACTAGGACGCACTCATTTGAGATTTGGGATACTTTTGGCGAGGCTGTAGGCTGGAAGAAAAGAAGCGGGTTATGGAGATGTGGGTGGGTTAATTACAGTGCTATTACTTTTGACATAAAAGCACCAAAAGGACACCTCCCAGTGTGGAAGTGGACATTATATATTCATTCTGTAGATACTTTTAATAGTCTCTACAGTGGTGGAGTGGATTGGGGTAATCGTCATGGGTGGGACTGGATCTCTTCTCTCGCGTTGAGACTTGAAAACTGTAATATCTAA
- a CDS encoding Uma2 family endonuclease — MTASVEYIPVTPIEYPDEDGKPMAEGDLQRKCLVYATTVLEIYFQNHPDVYVAGNLFIYYEKGYPESVVAPDVFVVFGVENRDRRSYKTWEENNQTPDFVLEITSKSTRSKDQGAKKGIYAFLGVREYFQYDPTGDYLNPQLQGLHLVDGNYFPVAANTLPDGTVSLPSEVLGLELRLEAGKLRFYNPATGEILLTHEEEAAARQAAEEKAQRLAAKLRELNIDPDSL; from the coding sequence ATGACAGCCTCAGTAGAGTATATCCCCGTTACCCCGATTGAGTACCCAGATGAGGACGGTAAGCCGATGGCTGAAGGTGATTTACAGCGCAAGTGTCTCGTATACGCTACCACTGTACTGGAAATTTATTTTCAAAATCACCCAGATGTATACGTCGCTGGTAATCTATTTATTTACTACGAAAAAGGTTATCCAGAATCAGTCGTAGCCCCAGATGTATTTGTAGTATTTGGAGTGGAAAACCGTGACAGACGCTCTTACAAAACCTGGGAAGAAAATAATCAAACCCCAGATTTTGTTCTAGAGATTACGTCAAAAAGCACACGCAGCAAAGACCAAGGTGCAAAGAAAGGAATTTACGCTTTTTTGGGAGTGCGTGAATATTTTCAATATGACCCCACAGGCGATTATCTCAATCCCCAACTCCAGGGTTTACACTTGGTCGATGGGAATTATTTTCCAGTAGCAGCCAATACCTTGCCAGATGGTACAGTCTCCCTACCCAGTGAAGTTTTAGGACTAGAGTTACGCCTGGAAGCTGGAAAACTGCGTTTTTACAATCCAGCGACGGGTGAAATACTCCTAACTCATGAAGAGGAAGCAGCTGCACGACAAGCAGCAGAAGAGAAAGCCCAAAGATTAGCTGCTAAACTTCGAGAATTAAATATTGATCCAGATAGCCTTTAG
- a CDS encoding DUF6887 family protein — protein sequence MNPNYEQMSFTELRAYVVENREDIEALRFLMSKRDPNSPKYPMPVTEADMQAQMEIIRRKINGEL from the coding sequence ATGAACCCGAATTATGAGCAAATGAGTTTTACAGAGTTGAGAGCTTATGTCGTAGAAAACCGTGAAGATATTGAAGCTCTACGTTTTTTAATGAGTAAACGCGACCCTAATTCTCCAAAGTATCCTATGCCTGTGACAGAAGCTGATATGCAAGCCCAGATGGAAATTATCAGGCGTAAGATTAATGGAGAACTTTGA
- a CDS encoding DUF6888 family protein, with translation MLSNLYKDIRLFRFDDKIGEIYILSADELQIIVYRNGEWEFVNEPEL, from the coding sequence ATGCTGTCAAATCTTTATAAAGACATCCGCTTATTTCGATTTGACGACAAAATCGGAGAAATTTACATTTTATCTGCGGATGAACTGCAAATCATTGTTTATCGCAATGGCGAATGGGAGTTTGTCAATGAACCCGAATTATGA
- a CDS encoding glycoside hydrolase family 57 protein, whose product MAIGYVALVLHAHLPFVRHPESDYVLEEEWLYEAITETYIPLLKVFEGLKRDGIDFKITMSMTPPLVSMLRDPLLQERYDAHLTQLEELIQLEAEHNVNNGHLRYLAEHYITEFKEARQLWERNQGDLVTAFKQFQDSNNLEIITCGATHGYLPLMKMYPEAVWAQIQVACEHYEQTFGKAPRGIWLPECAYYEGLDRMLADAGLRYFLTDGHGILYARPRPRFGTYAPIYTETGVAVFGRDHESSQQVWSSEVGYPGAAEYREFYKDLGWEAEYEYIKPYIMPNGQRKNTGIKYHKITGRGLGLSDKALYDPYWAREKAAEHADNFMYNRERQSEHLYGMMQRPPIIVSPYDAELFGHWWYEGPWFIDYLFRKSWYDQKTYQMTHLADYLRDQPTQQVCRPSQSSWGFKGFHEYWLNETNAWVYPHLHKAAERMIEISHLEPEDELQWKALNQAARELLLAQSSDWAFIMRTGTMVPYAVRRTRSHLMRFNKLYEDVKVGKVDSGWLEKVELMDNIFPEINYRVYRPL is encoded by the coding sequence ATGGCTATCGGCTACGTCGCGCTTGTACTTCACGCACATCTACCCTTCGTTCGTCACCCGGAAAGTGACTACGTGCTGGAGGAAGAATGGCTCTATGAAGCCATCACAGAAACCTACATTCCATTATTGAAAGTATTTGAAGGCTTAAAGCGAGACGGTATCGACTTTAAAATCACGATGAGTATGACACCACCTCTAGTGTCGATGCTTCGTGACCCTCTGCTGCAAGAACGCTATGACGCACACTTGACCCAGCTAGAAGAACTTATACAACTAGAAGCAGAACATAATGTCAATAACGGGCATCTTCGTTATTTAGCCGAACATTACATTACTGAGTTTAAAGAAGCGCGTCAGCTATGGGAACGCAATCAAGGTGACTTGGTGACAGCTTTTAAGCAGTTCCAAGACAGTAACAACCTAGAAATCATTACTTGCGGCGCTACTCACGGCTATTTGCCGTTGATGAAAATGTATCCAGAAGCGGTCTGGGCGCAAATTCAGGTAGCTTGCGAACATTACGAGCAAACCTTTGGAAAAGCACCCAGAGGCATTTGGCTGCCGGAATGCGCCTACTATGAAGGTTTAGATCGGATGCTAGCCGATGCTGGATTACGCTACTTCCTCACTGATGGGCATGGCATTCTTTACGCCCGTCCGCGTCCGCGCTTTGGCACTTATGCCCCAATTTATACAGAAACTGGTGTTGCTGTCTTTGGTCGAGATCATGAATCTTCCCAACAGGTATGGTCTTCTGAGGTGGGCTATCCTGGGGCGGCGGAATATCGAGAATTTTACAAAGATTTGGGCTGGGAAGCAGAATATGAGTATATCAAGCCCTACATTATGCCCAATGGTCAACGGAAAAATACTGGTATTAAGTATCACAAAATTACTGGGCGTGGCTTAGGTTTATCAGATAAGGCACTTTACGATCCCTATTGGGCTAGAGAAAAGGCAGCAGAACACGCTGATAATTTTATGTATAACCGAGAGCGACAATCTGAGCATCTCTATGGTATGATGCAGCGCCCGCCAATTATCGTTTCGCCTTATGACGCAGAGTTATTTGGACACTGGTGGTATGAAGGCCCTTGGTTCATTGATTACTTATTCCGCAAGTCGTGGTATGACCAAAAAACATATCAAATGACCCATTTAGCAGACTATTTACGAGATCAGCCAACGCAGCAAGTCTGTCGCCCTTCGCAGTCGAGTTGGGGTTTTAAAGGTTTTCACGAGTATTGGTTAAACGAAACGAACGCGTGGGTTTATCCGCATTTGCACAAAGCTGCTGAACGGATGATTGAAATATCGCATTTGGAACCAGAGGATGAATTGCAGTGGAAAGCGCTTAACCAAGCGGCGCGGGAATTGTTATTAGCACAATCTTCTGACTGGGCATTTATTATGCGGACGGGAACAATGGTACCCTATGCAGTTAGACGGACGCGATCGCACCTGATGCGCTTCAATAAGCTCTACGAAGATGTGAAAGTCGGCAAAGTTGACAGTGGTTGGTTGGAAAAAGTCGAGTTAATGGATAATATCTTCCCCGAAATCAACTATCGCGTCTATCGTCCGCTATAG
- the rsgA gene encoding small ribosomal subunit biogenesis GTPase RsgA: MTGENFAVTGQLLGTVVAVQANFYRVQMDQEVGEQRSRGAEEKLDLNAFLPHCPTAASPPLLLCTRRTRLKKIGQQVMVGDRVVVEEPDWAGGRGAIAYVLPRQSELDRPAIANVNQILLVFAVADPPLEPYQLSRFLIKAESTGLDVLLCLNKSDLISQQEQQQVSDRLLGWGYEPIFISVKDGINTDQAGRYLNNKITVIAGPSGVGKSSLINTLIESAKLRVGEVSGKLARGRHTTRHIELFELPSGGLLADTPGFNQPDIDCIPEELIHYFPEARKRLAVASCRFSDCLHRDEPECAVRGDWERYEHYLEFLDAAIAHQTQLHQQADPESTMKLKSKSKGKGQSQYEPKLESKKYRRISRKTQLQDLQELYRDEE; encoded by the coding sequence ATGACAGGGGAAAATTTTGCTGTAACTGGGCAGTTATTGGGTACGGTGGTAGCTGTACAGGCTAATTTTTACCGAGTACAGATGGATCAAGAGGTAGGGGAGCAGAGGAGCAGGGGAGCAGAGGAGAAACTGGATTTAAATGCCTTTCTGCCCCACTGTCCCACAGCTGCTTCGCCTCCTCTGCTGCTTTGTACTCGTAGAACACGCCTGAAAAAAATCGGACAACAGGTGATGGTGGGCGATCGCGTTGTAGTAGAAGAGCCAGATTGGGCTGGGGGACGGGGAGCGATCGCTTATGTTTTACCCCGCCAAAGTGAGTTAGATCGTCCCGCGATCGCCAATGTTAACCAAATTCTATTGGTATTTGCCGTTGCTGATCCACCTTTGGAACCTTATCAACTGAGTCGATTTCTAATTAAGGCTGAGTCTACTGGCTTGGATGTGCTTTTATGTTTGAATAAAAGTGATTTAATTTCACAGCAGGAACAGCAGCAAGTTAGCGATCGCCTCCTTGGTTGGGGCTATGAACCAATATTTATCAGCGTCAAAGATGGTATAAATACTGACCAAGCAGGCAGATATTTGAACAATAAAATTACGGTAATTGCTGGGCCTTCTGGGGTTGGTAAATCCAGCCTGATTAATACGCTGATTGAATCTGCCAAACTGCGAGTAGGGGAAGTTTCTGGCAAACTAGCTCGTGGTCGTCATACGACTCGCCATATAGAATTATTTGAGTTGCCTAGTGGTGGTTTGCTTGCAGATACCCCCGGCTTTAATCAGCCGGACATCGATTGTATACCAGAAGAATTAATTCATTATTTCCCAGAAGCAAGAAAGCGATTAGCAGTTGCTAGCTGTCGGTTTAGTGATTGTCTGCATCGAGACGAGCCGGAGTGTGCGGTGCGGGGAGACTGGGAACGATATGAACATTATTTAGAATTTTTGGATGCTGCGATCGCTCATCAAACCCAGCTGCATCAACAAGCTGATCCAGAATCTACCATGAAGTTAAAAAGCAAAAGCAAAGGCAAAGGGCAGAGTCAATACGAACCCAAGCTAGAAAGTAAAAAATATCGCCGAATTTCCCGCAAGACTCAGTTACAGGACTTGCAGGAATTATATCGGGATGAAGAATAA
- a CDS encoding sulfurtransferase TusA family protein translates to MKPSSVLTPDAQLDLRGTPCPINFVRTKLRLEKMPLGGLLEVWLDPGEPIEQVPDSLTMAGYQVEQITDCTSYFSLLVRRPLNGQ, encoded by the coding sequence ATGAAGCCCTCTTCTGTTTTAACTCCCGATGCTCAACTTGATTTACGTGGCACTCCTTGCCCAATTAATTTCGTGCGGACAAAATTACGTCTGGAGAAAATGCCATTGGGAGGTTTGCTAGAAGTCTGGCTAGACCCCGGTGAGCCGATTGAGCAGGTTCCTGATAGTCTGACAATGGCAGGTTATCAGGTGGAACAAATTACAGACTGTACTAGTTATTTTTCTCTGTTAGTGCGCCGTCCACTTAATGGCCAATGA
- the dnaJ gene encoding molecular chaperone DnaJ produces the protein MARDYYEILGVSRDTDKEEIKQAYRRLARKYHPDVNKEPGAEDRFKEINRAYEVLSEPETRARYDRFGPDGVSGAAGAGFQDVGDMGGFADIFESIFSGFAGGMGSPTQQRRRSGPARGDDLRLDLKLDFREAVFGGEKEIRISHLENCEVCSGSGAKPGTRPRTCSTCSGSGQVRRVTRTPFGSFTQVSTCPTCNGTGMVIEDKCDACDGKGANQVTKKLKITIPAGVDNGTRLRISSEGDAGQRSGPPGDLYVYLFVNEDEQFQRDGINILSEIKVSYLQAILGCRLEVDTVDGLVELILPAGTQPNTVMKLENRGVPRLGNPVSRGDHMLTVLIDIPNKVTPEERELLEKLAKIKGDRTGKGGLEGFLGNLFK, from the coding sequence ATGGCCCGCGACTATTATGAAATCCTGGGTGTCTCTCGTGACACCGACAAAGAAGAAATCAAACAAGCCTATCGCCGTTTAGCCCGGAAGTATCACCCAGATGTGAACAAAGAACCGGGGGCGGAGGATCGCTTTAAAGAAATTAACCGCGCTTATGAGGTACTCTCGGAACCAGAAACCCGCGCTCGTTATGATCGCTTTGGGCCAGACGGTGTATCAGGTGCTGCTGGCGCGGGCTTTCAAGATGTCGGCGATATGGGTGGTTTTGCCGATATCTTTGAAAGCATTTTTAGTGGCTTTGCTGGCGGTATGGGTAGTCCCACACAACAAAGACGGCGCAGTGGGCCTGCGAGGGGTGATGACCTGCGCCTAGACCTGAAGTTAGACTTTCGGGAAGCGGTTTTTGGCGGGGAAAAAGAAATTCGCATTTCCCATTTAGAAAATTGCGAAGTCTGTAGCGGTTCTGGTGCTAAACCTGGAACCCGCCCTCGCACTTGTTCAACTTGTAGTGGTTCGGGTCAAGTCCGCCGTGTTACCAGAACACCCTTTGGCAGTTTCACCCAAGTCTCGACTTGTCCCACCTGTAATGGGACAGGGATGGTAATTGAAGATAAATGTGACGCCTGTGATGGTAAGGGCGCAAATCAAGTCACTAAGAAACTCAAAATTACCATTCCGGCTGGGGTGGATAATGGCACACGCTTGCGGATTTCTAGTGAAGGCGATGCTGGCCAACGCAGTGGCCCTCCTGGAGATTTGTACGTTTACTTGTTCGTGAATGAGGACGAACAATTCCAACGCGATGGCATTAATATTCTCTCGGAAATCAAAGTTAGCTACCTGCAAGCAATTTTAGGTTGTCGGTTAGAGGTAGATACGGTAGATGGGCTGGTGGAACTGATTCTTCCAGCTGGAACCCAGCCAAATACGGTGATGAAGTTGGAAAATCGTGGCGTACCCCGCTTAGGTAATCCCGTAAGTCGTGGAGATCACATGCTGACGGTATTAATTGATATTCCCAATAAAGTGACCCCAGAGGAGAGGGAACTGTTGGAGAAACTAGCTAAAATTAAGGGAGATCGCACTGGTAAAGGCGGTCTAGAAGGATTTTTGGGAAATTTATTTAAGTAA
- the dnaK gene encoding molecular chaperone DnaK has protein sequence MGKVIGIDLGTTNSCVAVLEGGQPLVISNSEGGRTTPSIVGFGKSGDRLVGQLAKRQAVTNAENTIYSIKRFIGRRWEDTDIERDRVPYNCVKGRDDTVDVQIRSKNYTPQELSAMILQKLKQDAENFLGEEVTQAVITVPAYFTDAQRQATKDAGTIAGLEVLRIINEPTAAALAFGLEKQDQEQLILVFDLGGGTFDVSILQLGDGVFEVKATCGNNHLGGDDFDNAIVRWMMERFQQQEKIDLSQDKMALQRLREAAEKAKIELSSMTNTSINLPFITADDTGPKHLEMELSRSKFEELAGKLIEGTIEPMIQALKDADLKPQAIDRIILVGGSTRIPAVQNALIKFFNGKAPDRSINPDEAVALGAAIQAGVLGGEVDNLLLLDVTPLSLGIETLGEVFTKIIERNTTIPTSKSQIFSTAVDGQTSVEIHILQGERAMSRDNKSLGKFLLAGIPPSPRGVPQIEVSFEIDVNGILKVSAQDKGTGREQSIRITNTGGLSTNEVERMRQEAELFSEEDRRRKELVELKNQADNLLFSYESTIKDNSNFIGEQMKTLASEKVSQLQAAMIDSSISTIEFKQRLDDFQQTLFAIGADVYNRANSQTDEIEEASANILTPEVDSPNGTLIPQFNFDFDEESTAQVDYEAID, from the coding sequence ATGGGAAAAGTTATTGGGATCGACTTAGGCACTACTAACAGTTGCGTCGCAGTTTTGGAAGGCGGTCAACCACTGGTGATCTCCAATTCTGAAGGTGGACGAACTACTCCAAGTATTGTGGGATTTGGCAAGAGTGGCGATCGCTTGGTTGGTCAGTTGGCAAAGCGCCAAGCCGTAACCAATGCTGAAAACACAATTTACAGTATTAAACGATTTATCGGGCGGCGTTGGGAAGATACTGACATAGAACGCGATCGCGTCCCTTACAACTGTGTCAAGGGTCGAGACGATACTGTTGATGTCCAAATTCGCTCAAAAAACTATACGCCACAAGAACTATCCGCCATGATCCTGCAAAAGCTCAAGCAGGATGCGGAAAACTTTTTGGGTGAGGAAGTCACTCAGGCAGTGATCACCGTACCAGCATATTTTACAGATGCTCAAAGACAAGCAACTAAAGATGCCGGCACAATTGCTGGACTAGAAGTCCTGCGAATCATTAATGAACCAACAGCTGCGGCTTTAGCTTTCGGATTGGAAAAGCAAGACCAAGAGCAGCTAATTTTAGTATTTGACTTGGGAGGCGGAACCTTCGACGTTTCGATCCTGCAACTTGGGGATGGCGTTTTTGAAGTTAAGGCGACTTGTGGCAACAACCACTTAGGTGGAGACGACTTTGATAATGCGATCGTGCGTTGGATGATGGAACGTTTCCAGCAACAAGAAAAGATCGACCTTTCCCAAGATAAGATGGCGCTGCAACGCCTGCGGGAAGCAGCGGAAAAGGCAAAAATTGAACTCTCCAGCATGACGAATACCTCCATCAACTTGCCCTTTATCACGGCTGATGACACCGGGCCAAAGCATCTGGAGATGGAACTCAGCCGCTCTAAATTTGAAGAACTGGCAGGAAAATTAATTGAAGGTACCATAGAACCAATGATCCAAGCTCTCAAAGATGCGGATCTCAAACCACAAGCTATAGATCGGATTATTTTAGTAGGTGGTTCTACTCGTATTCCCGCAGTTCAAAACGCGCTAATTAAGTTTTTCAACGGCAAAGCTCCCGATCGCTCTATCAACCCTGACGAAGCGGTAGCATTGGGAGCGGCTATCCAAGCAGGGGTGTTGGGTGGCGAAGTAGATAATCTCTTACTTTTGGATGTCACCCCTCTGTCCTTGGGCATTGAAACCTTGGGTGAAGTGTTCACCAAAATTATTGAACGCAACACCACAATTCCTACTAGTAAGTCACAAATTTTTTCCACAGCAGTTGATGGGCAAACCTCGGTAGAAATTCACATCCTCCAAGGTGAACGGGCAATGTCACGAGATAACAAGAGTCTCGGCAAGTTTCTGTTAGCAGGAATTCCCCCATCGCCCCGTGGTGTGCCACAAATTGAAGTATCCTTTGAAATCGATGTCAACGGCATCCTGAAGGTTTCCGCCCAAGACAAAGGTACAGGTAGAGAACAGAGTATTAGGATTACCAATACAGGTGGTTTGAGTACCAACGAAGTCGAACGGATGCGCCAAGAGGCCGAACTGTTTTCCGAGGAAGATAGAAGACGTAAAGAACTGGTTGAACTCAAAAACCAAGCAGATAATCTGTTATTCAGTTACGAATCCACCATCAAGGATAATAGCAACTTTATCGGCGAGCAGATGAAAACCTTGGCCAGTGAAAAAGTTTCACAACTCCAAGCTGCAATGATTGACTCCAGCATCTCCACTATAGAATTTAAGCAGCGCTTAGACGACTTCCAACAAACCCTGTTTGCAATTGGTGCTGATGTCTATAACCGAGCTAACAGCCAAACAGATGAGATTGAGGAGGCTTCAGCTAATATCTTGACTCCAGAAGTAGACTCACCAAATGGCACACTAATACCACAATTCAACTTTGATTTTGACGAAGAAAGTACTGCCCAGGTTGATTACGAGGCAATAGATTAG
- the grpE gene encoding nucleotide exchange factor GrpE, with amino-acid sequence MIDENKQINNTSQQLGEPTEVKQAMKSDFPAQVNFNESGSEVTEPVAAQTNVSGTANPNVENSVAATEKTGVETAALAELTQQIESLKTQLEERSTQYMRIAADFENYRKRTSKEKEELETLMKRNTILELLPVVDNFERARSHLKPQSDGEMTMHKSYQGVYKQLVDSLKRLGVSPMRPEGQEFDPNLHEAVMREPTDEHPEGTVLEELVRGYFLGERVLRHAMVKVAAPKEDSPAAPEDQSSSANS; translated from the coding sequence ATGATCGATGAAAATAAACAGATAAACAATACAAGCCAGCAATTGGGTGAACCAACAGAGGTAAAGCAAGCAATGAAGAGTGACTTCCCAGCCCAAGTAAATTTCAATGAATCTGGTAGCGAGGTGACAGAGCCAGTGGCAGCCCAAACAAATGTATCGGGAACGGCTAATCCCAATGTAGAAAATAGCGTCGCTGCAACCGAAAAAACCGGAGTGGAAACAGCAGCTTTGGCAGAACTGACTCAACAAATTGAGTCTCTCAAAACGCAGCTAGAAGAGCGTAGTACTCAATATATGCGGATTGCTGCTGATTTTGAGAATTACCGGAAACGTACTAGCAAAGAAAAAGAAGAGTTAGAGACGCTGATGAAGCGGAACACGATTCTGGAATTGCTGCCAGTGGTCGATAATTTTGAGCGGGCGCGATCGCACCTCAAACCGCAATCTGATGGCGAAATGACCATGCACAAAAGTTACCAAGGCGTTTACAAACAACTAGTAGATAGCTTGAAGCGCTTAGGTGTATCACCAATGCGTCCCGAAGGACAAGAATTTGATCCTAACCTGCACGAAGCAGTAATGCGGGAACCTACGGATGAACATCCTGAAGGAACAGTGTTAGAAGAGTTAGTGCGCGGATACTTCTTGGGTGAACGTGTGCTACGCCATGCAATGGTCAAGGTAGCTGCTCCCAAGGAAGATAGCCCTGCTGCACCAGAAGATCAGTCGAGTTCAGCCAACAGTTAA